The Ruania halotolerans genome contains the following window.
CTGATCGCCACGATCTCGCAGTTCCTCGGGCCCTCGTTACAGACCCGGCTGCTGGACGCCTCACCAGATGCGCCCTCGCTTGCCGCTGCACTACACCATTCGGCATTGAATATCGGCAACGCCACCGGCGCATGGATCGGCGGCGGCGTGATCGCCGCCGGGCTCGGCTACCTCGCACCCGCGTGGGCCGGCGCCATGCTCGCCGTGGCCGGACTCGTGATGGCCGCTGCGGCGATCTTTGCCGAACATCGTGCACAGGAGCGCGCGCTGATCTGAGCGAGGCTCAGTCAAGCAACGCCGCGAACTCCTGGTGCGCCGCCGGGCTGAACAGCACGAAGCGCACCAGTTCCACCTGCCTGCCGGTGAAGCCGGATACGGCCGCCACGGCGATCCGCGCCACGTCACTCATAGCCCAGCCGTAGACCCCGCCGCTGACCGCAGGAAAGGCCACGGAGGCGGCGCCCACCTCCTCGGCCACTCGCAGGCTCTCCGTGAAGCACGCCGCGAGCAGCGCGGGATCGGTCTGGCCGGAATGCGCATTGGGCCCGACAGTGTGGATCACCCATCGCGCGCGCAGGTTCCCGGCGCCCGTGGCCACGGCGCGCCCCACCGGCAGCCCACCGGGTAGCACGCTCGCGCGCAAGGCCCGGCATTCCTGAAG
Protein-coding sequences here:
- a CDS encoding O-acetyl-ADP-ribose deacetylase — protein: MRIEATIGDITTQAVDAVVNAANSSLLGGGGVDGAIHRAAGPVLLQECRALRASVLPGGLPVGRAVATGAGNLRARWVIHTVGPNAHSGQTDPALLAACFTESLRVAEEVGAASVAFPAVSGGVYGWAMSDVARIAVAAVSGFTGRQVELVRFVLFSPAAHQEFAALLD